The Lepus europaeus isolate LE1 chromosome 6, mLepTim1.pri, whole genome shotgun sequence genome includes a window with the following:
- the BORA gene encoding protein aurora borealis isoform X4: protein MGEVKELKMQISPETPGRIPVLNPFESPSDYSNLHEQTLASPSVFKSAKLPTPGKFRWSIDQLAVINPVEIDPEDIHRQASYLSHSRIDKDVEDKRQKAIEEFFTKDVIVPSPWTDHEGKQLSEYHAKKCININNDSPVGRKLTILSEKTNAACQTLLSLPVDFNLESILGDYFRADEFADQSPGNLSSSSLRRKLFLDGNGSISDSLPPGSPSGSHSGAQTSLEVFYSIDLSPVRCRSPVQTPGSGQFSSSPIQGSAKKYSLGSVASPSPISSPTFSPIDLPIRKTPLSEQRKFAFHSPDASSCANSHGISNPCIRSPYIEGCSPIKNWSPMRLQMCRGGTQYRSSLIRMPLTLEAHSEDEEDKENIPSTDVSSPALGAAGVHLRQLNPDTSAHGTHLAVTAMSITQNQSSASEKELALLQDVEPEKDNDTVDMVDPTETADENTWIKEPVDSESLPMADFVNGIAFSIENSQMCMSPLAESSVIPCESSNIQMDSGYNTHTCGSNLMDAVGAESDVQSFEIENKPQVFNTKQDHTTQRCWMKTASPSPCGSP, encoded by the exons ATGGGAGAAGTCAAAGAATTAAAGATGCAAATATCACCAGAAACTCCAGGGAGGATCCCTGTTTTAAATCCTTTTGAAAGTCCTAGTGATTATTCTAATCTCCATGAGCAAACTCTCGCCAGTCCTTCGGTTTTTAAATCAGCAAAATTACCT ACTCCAGGGAAATTTAGATGGTCTATTGATCAACTCGCTGTTATAAATCCTGTAGAAATAGACCCAGAAGATATTCATCGTCAAGCGTCATACTTAAGTCATTCTCG AATAGATAAAGATGTGGAAGACAAAAGACAAAAAGCCATTGAAGAG TTTTTCACTAAAGATGTCATCGTACCCTCTCCGTGGACTGATCATGAAGGGAAACAGCTTTCAGAATATCATGCCAAAAAAT GTATTAACATAAATAATGACTCTCCAGTTGGAAGAAAGCTGACCATTCTTTCTGAAAAAACCAATG CTGCTTGTCAGACATTGCTGTCTCTTCCTGTGGATTTTAATTTAGAAAGTATATTAG GTGACTATTTTAGAGCTGATGAATTTGCTGATCAGTCTCCTGGGAACCTCAGTTCGTCATCCCTCAGAAGAAAGCTGTTTCTAGATGGGAATGGAAGCATCTCTGACTCCTTACCTCCAGGTTCTCCCAGTGGTTCACACAGTGGTGCTCAGACGTCACTGGAGGTTTTTTATTCAATAGATTTATCTCCTGTACGGTGTAGGAGCCCGGTGCAGACACCAGGTTCG GGCCAGTTTTCTTCTAGCCCTATTCAGGGCAGTGCAAAGAAATACAGTTTGGGAAGCGTAGCTAGTCCTTCCCCGATTTCTTCACCCACTTTCTCTCCGATTGATTTGCCGATAAGAAAGACGCCACTCTCGG AACAAAGGAAGTTTGCTTTTCATTCTCCTGATGCTTCATCTTGTGCAAATTCTCATGGAATTTCTAATCCATGTATCCGAAGTCCTTACATAGAAGGCTGCTCACCAATTAAaaactggtctcccatgagactCCAGATGTGTCGAGGCGGTACCCAGTATCGAAGCTCACTGATTCGGATGCCCCTTACTCTCGAGGCTCACAGTGAAGATGAAGAAGATAAAGAGAATATTCCTTCCACGGATGTCTCATcgccagccctgggtgctgctggAGTGCACCTGCGGCAGTTGAATCCTGACACTTCTGCACATGGCACACATCTAGCGGTGACTGCCATGTCCATCACCCAGAACCAGTCCAGTGCTTCTGAGAAAGAGCTGGCACTGTTGCAGGATGTTGAACCTGAGAAGGACAATGACACTGTAGATATGGTGGATCCTACAGAGACAGCAGATGAGAACACCTGGATTAAGGAGCCGGTTGATAGTGAGAGTTTGCCCATGGCTGATTTTGTGAATGGAATTGCCTTCAGTATTGAAAACTCTCAGATGTGCATGTCACCTCTCGCGGAAAGCAGTGTCATTCCTTGTGAAAGCAGTAACATTCAG ATGGATAGTGGCTATAATACGCACACTTGTGGAAGCAATCTCATGGATGCAGTGGGAGCAGAAAGTGATGTGCAATCTTTTGAAATTGAAAACAAACCTCAAGTTTTTAATACAAAG CAAGACCACACAACACAGAGGTGTTGGATGAAAACAGCAAGTCCCTCTCCATGCGGCAGCCCATAG